One region of Pseudomonas sp. ABC1 genomic DNA includes:
- a CDS encoding ABC transporter permease has protein sequence MTRYMLGRVAQALLVLWGAYSITYFILYLLPGDPLSIMLSASGLEIESLSPEALAQARAYYGLDRGLFEQYLNLLLGVLQGDFGQSLTQNRPVIELLAERLPQTLALAGLAILLSLVGGIGLAYLTAYVRWRPLKVALTRLPALGFSVPVFWMGLLLIQVFAFSLGWFPATGSLGFDSLVLPAVTLAIPSAAVYAQVLQRSFQGIWREPYIATAYAKGLSRGQVQARHAFKNAALPILTLVGLQVGNTVSGAVLVETIFARNGVGRLTQEAVLRQDIPVVLAVVAISATAFVVINLIVDLLYPAFDPRIAHTPKVSS, from the coding sequence ATGACCCGCTACATGCTCGGCCGCGTCGCCCAGGCCCTGCTGGTGCTGTGGGGTGCCTACAGCATCACCTACTTCATCCTCTACCTGCTGCCGGGCGATCCGCTGTCGATCATGCTCAGCGCCTCCGGCCTGGAGATCGAGTCACTGTCGCCGGAAGCGCTGGCCCAGGCACGTGCCTACTACGGGCTGGACCGGGGCCTGTTCGAGCAGTACCTGAACCTGCTGCTGGGCGTCTTGCAAGGCGACTTCGGCCAGTCGCTGACGCAGAACCGCCCGGTGATCGAGCTGCTCGCCGAACGCCTGCCGCAGACCCTGGCCCTGGCCGGGCTGGCGATCCTGCTGTCGCTGGTGGGCGGCATCGGCCTGGCCTACCTCACCGCCTACGTGCGCTGGCGCCCGCTGAAAGTGGCGCTGACCCGCCTGCCCGCGCTGGGCTTCTCGGTGCCGGTGTTCTGGATGGGGCTGCTGCTGATCCAGGTCTTCGCCTTCAGCCTCGGCTGGTTCCCCGCCACCGGCAGCCTGGGCTTCGACAGCCTGGTATTGCCGGCGGTGACCCTGGCCATCCCCAGTGCGGCGGTCTACGCCCAGGTGCTGCAACGCAGCTTCCAGGGCATCTGGCGCGAGCCGTATATCGCCACCGCCTACGCCAAGGGCCTCAGCCGGGGCCAGGTGCAGGCGCGCCACGCGTTCAAGAACGCCGCCCTGCCGATCCTCACCCTGGTCGGCCTGCAGGTCGGCAACACGGTGTCCGGCGCAGTGCTGGTGGAAACCATCTTCGCCCGCAACGGCGTCGGCCGGCTGACCCAGGAAGCGGTCCTGCGCCAGGACATTCCGGTGGTGCTGGCGGTGGTCGCCATCTCGGCGACGGCCTTCGTCGTCATCAACCTGATCGTCGACCTGCTCTACCCGGCATTCGACCCCCGCATCGCCCACACGCCCAAGGTGTCCTCATGA
- a CDS encoding ABC transporter substrate-binding protein — protein sequence MSSLRTLARRLAGLALPLAAALALGGCSPSEDSTSGKTLRIAFFLDNPNLTSIDPFQVYWIEHRVVLRNVAESLTDQDPQNGEIIPWLAKSWEISDDALSYTFHLRDDVTFSNGERFDAQAVKTAFDSNKAFASELPSTFGATYLAGYDHAEVLDDFTIRLVLAKPNAGFLQATSTTNLSILAPESYRATERERSLGKVIGSGPFILDSYTPASGLRLVKRSGYAWPSANVRNRGEAHLDRVEVSYVPEESVRNGQFLQGQVDILWPRNPFSEVDLELFQSRGATIQSRSLPGPALNLYPNTRNGRILGDRDVRLAVQKAIDRASYASTVYSPAFPVVDGVYDVTTPYFRSQGAKLAYDLPGAERLLDQAGWSKADDGYRYKDGKRLTLRYNLAPQETAGDVLIQDQLRKAGIDLQLDVKTYAEWAAANAAGNYDLVASYMTRADPIVLQSILDPRSANSVTLATSTYAPDTLEKALALFDAGITATDSEQRARAYGDLQDLLIDEGSALPIYERLWQAATSARVKDFHWSAEGFAFLNDIDLEAP from the coding sequence ATGAGTTCCCTGCGTACCCTGGCCCGCCGCCTGGCGGGCCTCGCCCTTCCCCTCGCCGCCGCCCTCGCCCTGGGCGGCTGCTCGCCGTCCGAGGACAGCACGTCCGGCAAGACCCTGCGCATCGCCTTCTTCCTCGACAACCCCAACCTGACCAGCATCGACCCCTTCCAGGTCTACTGGATCGAGCACCGCGTGGTCCTGCGCAACGTCGCCGAATCCCTCACCGACCAGGATCCGCAAAACGGTGAGATCATCCCCTGGCTGGCGAAAAGCTGGGAGATCAGCGACGACGCCCTGAGCTACACCTTCCACCTGCGCGACGACGTCACCTTCAGCAACGGCGAGCGCTTCGACGCCCAGGCGGTGAAGACCGCCTTCGACAGCAACAAGGCCTTCGCCAGCGAACTGCCGAGCACCTTCGGCGCCACCTACCTGGCCGGCTACGACCATGCCGAAGTGCTCGACGACTTCACCATCAGGCTGGTACTGGCAAAACCCAACGCAGGCTTCCTGCAAGCCACCTCGACCACCAACCTGTCGATCCTCGCCCCCGAGTCCTACCGTGCGACGGAGCGCGAGCGCTCCCTCGGCAAGGTCATCGGCAGCGGCCCGTTCATCCTCGACAGCTACACCCCCGCCAGCGGCCTGCGCCTGGTCAAGCGCAGCGGCTATGCCTGGCCCTCGGCCAACGTGCGCAACCGTGGCGAAGCCCACCTCGACCGCGTGGAGGTCAGCTACGTCCCGGAGGAAAGCGTACGCAACGGCCAGTTCCTGCAGGGCCAGGTAGACATCCTGTGGCCGCGCAACCCGTTCTCCGAGGTCGACCTGGAGCTGTTCCAGTCCCGCGGTGCCACCATCCAGAGCCGCTCGCTGCCGGGCCCGGCGCTCAACCTCTACCCCAACACCCGCAATGGCCGCATCCTCGGCGACCGCGACGTGCGCCTGGCCGTGCAGAAGGCCATCGACCGCGCCAGCTACGCCAGCACCGTCTACAGCCCGGCGTTCCCGGTGGTGGACGGTGTCTACGACGTCACCACACCCTACTTCCGCAGCCAGGGCGCCAAGCTCGCCTACGACCTGCCGGGCGCCGAACGCCTGCTCGACCAGGCCGGCTGGAGCAAGGCGGACGACGGCTACCGCTACAAGGACGGCAAGCGCCTGACCCTGCGCTACAACCTGGCGCCGCAGGAAACCGCCGGCGACGTGCTGATCCAGGACCAGTTGCGCAAGGCCGGCATCGACCTGCAACTGGACGTGAAGACCTACGCCGAGTGGGCCGCGGCGAATGCGGCGGGCAACTATGACCTGGTCGCCTCCTACATGACCCGCGCCGACCCCATCGTGTTGCAGAGCATCCTCGACCCACGCAGCGCCAACAGCGTCACCCTGGCCACCAGCACCTACGCCCCGGACACCCTGGAGAAGGCCCTGGCGCTGTTCGACGCCGGCATCACTGCCACCGATAGCGAACAACGCGCCCGCGCCTACGGCGACCTGCAGGACCTGCTGATCGACGAAGGCTCGGCGTTGCCGATCTACGAACGCCTCTGGCAGGCCGCCACCTCGGCACGGGTGAAGGATTTCCACTGGTCCGCCGAAGGCTTCGCCTTCCTCAATGACATCGACCTGGAGGCACCATGA
- a CDS encoding TonB-dependent siderophore receptor, with protein sequence MHHTAKPLGLFPLSTLALALALGAQAPNLAAEEEKRLETVTVISTGLRGQQRTVADSPAPIDIINSEQLLKTGRAELSEAISKLLPSFNFGTNIAGYNSVNRPLSNRSLAPVYTLVLVNGKRRHNGATAARGSIDNSGANAVDIDLIPVSAVSHIEVLKDSAAAQYGSDAVAGVVNIILKSSASGGHVESSYGKLYSGQGESIKFAGNQGFELGDGGFFHASADARKRGTAQWNDKADRSLRAYADDAREAAWDRVAIKNGDPDIEAFNLAYNAELPLADDFSLYSYATYGERDAEAYNYYRFPNGTASVPEVFPNGYYPVNNIKDTDYQALFGGKGRLAGWDWDLSTTYGRNNNHHSSDLNINPSLGTASPLKFNDLATFRFEQWVNNLDVTRSYENLFDLSLPTQVSLGLEHRWERYSTFAGDEAAYITGSYNAASGAQAALTIRPENEVDLIRNNVAGYLDLGFDPSDRWYIGAAARVEHYDDDSGNTFGFKLNSRYELTDTLALRGTLGSGFRAPSLTQIAYNVYDNRVTTDAFGNVVPAVTYLTPSGSALAKALGGDDLKPEKSRNLGLGLAWKPAPRTNITLDAYLIDIDDRITLTSNVYGSAVNSIIAAAGLQAGTYVNFYTNAFDTRTRGIDLVADHSTDFGRWGDVRWSAAFNYNKTTIEDVKRSPQLLADAGINLIGRDRKGDLTVASPRTKWVLGANWNLGNLSTSLQTTRYGSVSTLALNSVGDRSFGAKWVTDLDVGYTFFDRLTLSLGGTNIFNVRPDKNAVYNANGLARYGNPPFSPAGGFWYTKIAYDF encoded by the coding sequence ATGCATCACACAGCCAAGCCCCTGGGCCTGTTCCCTCTCTCGACCCTGGCCCTCGCACTGGCCCTGGGCGCCCAGGCGCCGAACCTGGCCGCCGAGGAAGAGAAACGCCTGGAAACCGTCACCGTGATTTCCACCGGCCTGCGCGGCCAGCAGCGCACGGTGGCCGACAGCCCGGCACCGATCGACATCATCAATAGCGAGCAGTTGCTCAAGACTGGCCGCGCCGAACTGTCGGAGGCGATCTCGAAACTGCTGCCATCGTTCAACTTCGGCACCAATATCGCCGGCTACAACTCGGTCAACCGCCCCCTCAGCAACCGCAGCCTGGCCCCGGTCTACACCCTGGTGCTGGTCAACGGCAAACGGCGCCACAACGGCGCCACCGCGGCCCGCGGCTCCATCGACAACAGCGGCGCCAACGCGGTGGACATCGACCTGATCCCGGTCAGCGCGGTGTCCCATATCGAGGTACTCAAGGACAGCGCCGCCGCCCAGTACGGCTCGGACGCGGTCGCTGGCGTGGTCAATATCATCCTCAAGTCCAGCGCCTCCGGCGGGCATGTGGAAAGCAGCTACGGCAAGCTCTACTCGGGCCAGGGCGAGTCCATCAAATTCGCCGGCAACCAGGGCTTCGAGCTGGGCGACGGCGGCTTCTTCCACGCGTCGGCCGATGCCCGCAAACGCGGCACCGCCCAGTGGAACGACAAGGCCGACCGCAGCCTGCGCGCCTACGCCGACGATGCCCGCGAGGCCGCCTGGGATCGCGTCGCGATCAAGAACGGCGACCCGGACATCGAAGCCTTCAACCTGGCCTACAACGCCGAACTTCCGCTGGCCGACGACTTCTCGCTGTACTCCTACGCCACCTATGGCGAGCGCGATGCGGAAGCCTACAACTACTACCGCTTCCCCAATGGCACGGCGTCGGTGCCAGAGGTGTTCCCCAACGGCTACTACCCGGTCAACAACATCAAGGACACCGACTACCAGGCACTGTTCGGCGGCAAGGGCCGGCTCGCCGGCTGGGACTGGGACCTTTCCACCACCTATGGTCGCAACAACAACCATCACTCCAGCGACCTCAATATCAATCCCTCGCTGGGCACCGCCTCGCCGCTCAAATTCAATGACCTGGCCACCTTCCGCTTCGAGCAGTGGGTGAACAACCTCGATGTCACCCGCAGCTACGAAAACCTGTTCGACCTGAGCCTGCCGACCCAGGTGTCCCTGGGCCTGGAGCATCGCTGGGAGCGCTACAGCACCTTCGCCGGCGACGAGGCGGCCTACATCACCGGCAGCTATAACGCCGCCTCCGGCGCCCAGGCCGCGCTGACCATCCGACCGGAGAACGAGGTCGACCTGATCCGCAACAACGTGGCCGGCTACCTCGACCTGGGCTTCGACCCCAGCGACCGCTGGTACATCGGCGCTGCCGCACGGGTCGAGCACTACGACGACGATTCGGGCAACACCTTCGGCTTCAAGCTCAATTCGCGCTATGAACTGACCGACACCCTGGCGCTGCGCGGCACCCTCGGCAGCGGTTTCCGCGCCCCGTCGCTGACGCAGATCGCCTACAACGTCTACGACAACCGCGTCACCACCGATGCCTTTGGCAACGTAGTCCCGGCAGTCACCTACCTGACCCCGTCCGGCAGCGCCCTGGCCAAGGCCCTGGGTGGCGACGACCTGAAACCGGAAAAGTCGCGCAATCTGGGCCTTGGCCTGGCCTGGAAACCAGCGCCACGCACCAACATCACCCTGGACGCCTACCTGATCGACATCGACGACCGCATTACCCTGACCTCGAACGTGTACGGCAGCGCGGTCAACTCCATCATCGCCGCGGCCGGGTTGCAGGCCGGCACTTACGTCAACTTCTACACCAACGCCTTCGACACCCGCACCCGTGGCATCGACCTGGTCGCCGACCACAGCACCGACTTCGGCCGCTGGGGCGACGTACGCTGGAGCGCGGCGTTCAACTACAACAAGACCACCATCGAAGACGTCAAGCGCTCGCCCCAACTGCTGGCCGACGCAGGCATCAACCTGATCGGTCGCGACCGCAAAGGCGATCTCACCGTCGCCTCGCCACGCACCAAGTGGGTACTGGGAGCCAACTGGAACCTGGGCAACCTCTCCACCAGCCTGCAGACCACCCGCTACGGCTCCGTCAGCACCCTGGCGCTCAACAGCGTCGGCGACCGCAGCTTCGGCGCCAAGTGGGTCACCGACCTGGATGTCGGCTACACCTTCTTCGACCGGCTGACCCTCAGCCTCGGCGGCACCAACATCTTCAACGTGCGCCCGGACAAGAACGCCGTCTACAACGCCAACGGCCTGGCCCGCTACGGCAACCCGCCGTTCAGCCCCGCCGGCGGCTTCTGGTACACCAAGATCGCCTACGACTTCTGA
- a CDS encoding ABC transporter ATP-binding protein, with protein MNAHTQAPAVSLRKVVRQFGENRVIDGLDLDIAPGEFVALLGASGSGKTTLLRSLAGLDPIDAGELRVPAARSAVFQEPRLMPWKRAWKNVTLGLRVDNPREKAEQALTEVGLAHRLNAYPATLSGGESQRVALARSLVREPKLLLLDEPFAALDALTRIRMHRLIIQLWRAHTPAVLLVTHDVDEAILLADRIIVLQHGHIAEEIRIELERPRANGDAGFNAIRLRLLALLGVEKDDPEDIGQDHNPFGYPLSAIAI; from the coding sequence ATGAACGCCCACACCCAAGCGCCCGCCGTCAGCCTGCGCAAGGTCGTTCGCCAGTTCGGCGAGAACCGCGTGATCGACGGGCTGGACCTGGACATCGCCCCTGGCGAATTCGTCGCACTGCTCGGCGCCAGCGGCTCCGGCAAGACCACCCTGCTGCGCTCACTGGCCGGGCTGGACCCGATCGACGCGGGTGAACTGCGAGTACCCGCCGCACGCTCGGCGGTGTTCCAGGAACCGCGCCTGATGCCCTGGAAGCGCGCCTGGAAGAACGTGACCCTCGGCTTGCGCGTGGACAACCCCCGCGAGAAAGCCGAGCAGGCACTGACCGAAGTCGGCCTGGCCCACCGGCTGAATGCCTACCCGGCGACCCTGTCCGGCGGCGAGTCGCAGCGCGTGGCGCTGGCCCGCAGCCTGGTGCGCGAGCCCAAGCTGCTGTTGCTCGACGAACCTTTCGCCGCCCTCGATGCCCTGACGCGCATCCGCATGCACCGGCTGATCATCCAGCTCTGGCGAGCCCATACGCCCGCGGTGCTGCTGGTCACCCATGACGTCGATGAAGCAATCCTGCTGGCCGACCGCATCATCGTGCTGCAACACGGCCATATCGCCGAGGAAATCCGCATCGAACTGGAACGCCCGCGCGCCAACGGCGACGCCGGCTTCAACGCGATCCGCCTGCGCCTGCTGGCACTGCTCGGCGTCGAGAAGGACGACCCCGAGGACATCGGCCAGGACCATAACCCATTCGGCTATCCGCTCAGCGCGATCGCCATCTGA
- a CDS encoding ABC transporter permease, which yields MPASSRHAIASPNRRSRHVPESVLRLLSPLAILLLWELASRSGLIPSRVIAAPSEIGGTLWELIRSGELGYHLLVSLKRAVLGLTIGVIIGTAAALVSGLSKRGEVILDSPMQMLRTIPSLALVPLFILWFGIGEFTKIALIVTGTTFPVYLNLFAGIRNIDPKLVEAANTLGLNRRELIWHVILPGALPSFFVGLRYSLGISWLALVFVEQINTTAGIGYLASDARDFMRTDVIVICLLIYSALGLLIDGLIRALERFALVWRPSFVRS from the coding sequence ATGCCAGCCTCCAGTCGCCACGCCATTGCGTCTCCGAACAGACGCAGCAGGCATGTCCCCGAATCCGTACTGCGCCTGCTCAGCCCCCTGGCCATCCTGCTGCTCTGGGAACTGGCCTCCCGTTCCGGGCTCATTCCCTCGCGTGTGATCGCCGCCCCCAGCGAGATCGGCGGCACCCTCTGGGAGCTGATTCGCAGTGGCGAACTGGGCTATCACCTGCTGGTCTCCCTCAAGCGCGCGGTGCTGGGCCTGACCATAGGCGTGATCATCGGCACCGCCGCCGCGCTGGTCAGCGGCCTGTCGAAACGCGGCGAGGTGATCCTCGACTCACCCATGCAGATGCTGCGCACCATCCCTTCACTGGCGCTGGTGCCGCTGTTCATTCTCTGGTTCGGCATCGGTGAGTTCACCAAGATCGCGCTGATCGTCACCGGCACCACCTTCCCGGTCTACCTCAACCTGTTCGCCGGTATCCGCAATATCGACCCGAAACTGGTGGAAGCCGCCAACACCCTCGGCCTGAATCGTCGTGAACTGATCTGGCACGTGATCCTGCCCGGCGCCCTGCCCTCGTTCTTCGTCGGCCTGCGCTACTCCCTGGGTATCTCCTGGCTGGCCCTGGTGTTCGTCGAGCAGATCAACACCACCGCCGGCATCGGCTACCTGGCCAGCGACGCCCGCGACTTCATGCGCACCGACGTGATCGTCATCTGCCTGTTGATCTACAGCGCCCTCGGCCTGCTGATCGACGGCCTGATCCGTGCCCTGGAACGCTTCGCGCTGGTCTGGCGCCCATCCTTCGTGAGGAGCTGA
- a CDS encoding MBL fold metallo-hydrolase has translation MKKSLFALSACALAISALLVGCDKKDEPVSQAPQATAPQAQPGVEAAQETLTTDVFNPGEAAIFAVSSVVVQGKHDAILIDAQFSADQAQKLAERIKASGKRLTTIYISHGDPDYYFGLDTLHDAFPEARILATPQTIAHIQATKEEKLKVWGPQLAENAPKEIILPQPLEGDSLVLEGQELNIIGLDGPTPDRTFVWIPSIKTVAGGIPVLFGEHVWIADTQTAESRTQWLETLDRIKALEPTVVVPGHFVGSLPQGLGAVDFTADYIRAFDEEAAKASNSQELIAALKQRYPDLGGESSLELSAKVIKGELEWH, from the coding sequence ATGAAAAAATCCCTGTTCGCCCTGTCGGCCTGTGCCCTTGCCATCAGCGCCTTGCTGGTGGGTTGCGACAAGAAAGACGAGCCCGTCTCCCAGGCACCACAGGCCACTGCGCCGCAGGCCCAACCCGGGGTCGAAGCCGCGCAAGAAACCCTGACCACCGATGTATTCAACCCAGGCGAAGCGGCGATCTTCGCCGTCTCCTCGGTCGTTGTTCAGGGCAAGCACGACGCCATCCTGATCGATGCCCAGTTCTCTGCGGATCAGGCACAGAAACTGGCAGAACGGATCAAGGCCAGTGGCAAGCGCCTGACCACCATCTACATCAGCCATGGCGATCCGGATTACTACTTCGGCCTGGACACCCTGCATGACGCCTTCCCGGAAGCCAGAATCCTGGCCACGCCCCAGACCATCGCCCACATCCAGGCAACAAAGGAAGAAAAGCTCAAGGTATGGGGCCCACAACTGGCCGAGAACGCGCCCAAGGAAATCATCCTGCCGCAACCGCTGGAGGGCGACAGCCTGGTCCTCGAAGGCCAGGAACTCAACATCATCGGCCTCGACGGCCCGACCCCGGACCGCACCTTCGTCTGGATTCCGTCGATCAAGACAGTGGCCGGTGGTATTCCGGTTCTGTTCGGCGAGCATGTATGGATTGCCGATACCCAGACGGCGGAGTCGCGCACCCAATGGCTGGAAACCCTGGACCGGATCAAGGCCCTGGAGCCGACGGTCGTCGTCCCCGGCCACTTCGTCGGCAGCCTGCCGCAAGGCCTGGGCGCAGTAGACTTCACCGCCGATTACATCCGCGCCTTCGATGAAGAAGCCGCCAAGGCCAGCAACTCGCAGGAACTGATAGCAGCCCTGAAGCAGCGCTATCCGGACCTGGGCGGCGAAAGCTCGCTGGAACTGAGCGCCAAAGTCATCAAGGGTGAACTTGAGTGGCACTGA
- a CDS encoding DsbA family protein, with the protein MNKTLSYLFDPLCGWCYGAGGPLPEILASTRLELRLLPTGLFSGAGARPMDEQFAAYAWGNDQRIERLTGQAFSERYRDKVLADRSQLFDSGPATVALTAVHLSAAEREFDALKAIQHARYVDGLDITSLQILAHILEGLGLNDAAQRLVVPDAALRQATQERIAQGRDLLARLGASGVPTFLLEENGQTRLLHGSAIFSNPQAFASELQNGH; encoded by the coding sequence GTGAACAAGACGCTGAGCTATCTCTTCGACCCGCTGTGCGGCTGGTGTTATGGCGCAGGTGGCCCCTTGCCGGAAATCCTCGCCAGTACCCGCCTGGAACTGCGCCTGCTTCCAACCGGCCTGTTCTCCGGCGCTGGCGCACGCCCGATGGACGAACAGTTCGCGGCCTACGCCTGGGGCAACGATCAGCGCATCGAGCGCCTGACCGGCCAGGCATTCAGCGAGCGCTATCGCGACAAGGTCCTTGCCGACCGCAGCCAGCTCTTCGACAGCGGCCCCGCGACCGTGGCCCTGACCGCGGTACACCTGAGCGCTGCCGAACGAGAGTTCGACGCGCTGAAAGCCATCCAGCACGCGCGCTATGTCGACGGCCTGGATATCACCAGCCTGCAAATCCTCGCCCACATCCTCGAAGGGCTTGGCCTGAATGACGCGGCCCAACGTCTTGTGGTGCCGGATGCCGCGCTGCGACAAGCCACTCAGGAACGTATCGCACAAGGCCGCGACCTGCTGGCACGGCTCGGTGCCAGCGGGGTTCCGACCTTCCTCCTCGAAGAAAACGGCCAGACGCGCCTGCTGCACGGCAGTGCCATCTTCTCCAATCCCCAGGCGTTCGCCAGCGAGTTGCAGAACGGCCACTGA
- a CDS encoding LysR family transcriptional regulator: MLSNLNRLAYFVAVVETGSFTAAAERLGITKAVVSQQVARLEREFSCTLLTRSTRRVSLTEAGQAFYYRCALILKEAGDAFDELAEAASEPTGTLRITAPFDYGVGVVVPAIAAFSQRYPHCKVDARFSDQTLDLSTGDIDLAIRVGWLTEQHLQARRIGGFEQRMVAAPQWRERLASVTRPDELSALPLVVNTALREPTRWTFSRGALERHEVSMRGDLMFNATLAVREAVLAGAGLSVLPDYVVSTDLVEGRLVAVLPQWSLPRGDIHAVFPTARYRPVKVRAFVDFLAQSIR; the protein is encoded by the coding sequence ATGCTGTCCAATCTGAATCGTCTTGCTTATTTCGTCGCAGTCGTCGAGACCGGCTCCTTCACCGCTGCCGCTGAGCGGCTGGGTATTACCAAGGCCGTGGTGAGCCAGCAGGTCGCCCGGCTTGAGCGTGAGTTCAGTTGTACCCTGCTGACCCGCAGTACGCGCCGTGTCAGCCTGACCGAGGCGGGCCAGGCTTTTTACTATCGCTGTGCGCTGATCCTCAAGGAGGCCGGGGATGCCTTCGACGAGTTGGCCGAGGCGGCCAGCGAGCCGACGGGTACGCTGCGCATCACTGCGCCATTCGACTATGGCGTCGGCGTGGTCGTGCCCGCCATCGCGGCCTTTTCACAGCGCTACCCGCACTGCAAGGTCGACGCCCGCTTCAGTGATCAGACACTGGACCTCTCCACAGGCGATATCGACCTGGCGATCAGGGTCGGCTGGTTGACCGAGCAACATCTGCAGGCACGGCGAATAGGCGGTTTCGAGCAGCGCATGGTTGCCGCGCCACAGTGGCGTGAGCGTCTGGCAAGCGTTACGCGACCGGACGAACTCAGCGCCTTGCCCCTCGTGGTCAATACGGCGCTGCGCGAACCCACCCGCTGGACGTTTTCTCGTGGTGCGCTGGAGCGCCATGAGGTCTCGATGCGGGGCGATCTCATGTTCAACGCCACGCTGGCGGTTCGCGAGGCGGTCCTGGCCGGGGCGGGGCTGTCGGTACTGCCTGACTATGTGGTGAGTACCGACCTTGTCGAAGGCCGTCTGGTGGCTGTATTGCCGCAATGGAGCCTGCCACGCGGCGATATCCATGCGGTCTTTCCCACGGCACGTTATCGCCCCGTCAAAGTGAGGGCTTTCGTCGATTTCCTGGCCCAGTCCATCCGCTGA
- a CDS encoding class II aldolase/adducin family protein, with product MSTSTLAATPITTIRQRVSAEEWEVRVKLAAAYRLAALFRWTDHIYTHFSARVPGKEEHFLINAYGLLFDEISASNLVKVDIDGTIIDDPLGLGINQAGYVIHSAIHRARPDLKAVLHTHTRDGAAVSAQRDGLLPLSQHALAYYGRVSYHDYEGVALDLDEQVRLIADLGDSNIFILRNHGLLTGGVSVEHAFRELHGLERACNIQIAAQAGGNADLLHAPQAAIDKVARQREAFSNGENPGIARHWDALIRQLEREGDAYKH from the coding sequence ATGAGCACAAGCACACTCGCCGCCACCCCGATCACTACAATCCGCCAGCGCGTCAGCGCGGAAGAATGGGAGGTGCGCGTCAAGCTCGCAGCCGCCTACCGCCTGGCCGCCCTGTTCCGCTGGACAGACCACATCTACACGCACTTCTCCGCACGCGTGCCAGGCAAGGAAGAACACTTCCTGATCAATGCCTACGGCCTGCTGTTCGACGAGATCAGCGCGTCCAACCTGGTCAAGGTGGACATCGACGGCACCATCATCGACGACCCGCTGGGCCTGGGCATCAACCAGGCCGGCTACGTCATCCACAGCGCCATCCACCGTGCGCGCCCCGACCTCAAGGCCGTGCTGCACACCCACACCCGCGACGGCGCCGCCGTCTCGGCCCAGCGCGATGGCCTGCTGCCGCTGTCCCAGCATGCCCTCGCCTATTACGGCCGGGTCTCCTACCACGACTATGAAGGCGTGGCGCTGGACCTGGACGAACAGGTGCGGCTGATCGCCGACCTGGGCGACAGCAACATCTTCATCCTGCGCAATCACGGCCTGCTCACCGGCGGTGTCAGCGTCGAACACGCCTTCCGCGAACTGCATGGGCTGGAGCGTGCATGCAATATCCAGATCGCCGCCCAGGCCGGCGGCAATGCCGACCTGCTGCATGCACCGCAGGCAGCCATCGACAAGGTCGCACGCCAGCGCGAAGCCTTCTCCAACGGCGAGAACCCCGGCATCGCCCGTCACTGGGATGCGCTGATCCGCCAATTGGAACGCGAAGGCGACGCGTACAAGCATTGA